The genomic DNA TGGTGGGCAACAACATCCCCGTCTTCTTCATCCAGGACGGCATCAAGTTCCCGGACGTCGTCCACGCGGCCAAGCCCGAGCCGCACCACGAAATCCCCCAGGCCGCCACCGCCCATAACTCCTTCTGGGACTTCGTGTCGCTCGTGCCGGAGACGGCGCACATGATCATGTGGATCATGTCCGACCGGGCGATTCCCCGCAGCTTCCGCATGATGGAGGGCTTTGGCGTCCACACCTTCCGCCTGGTCAACGCCCAGGGCGTGTCGCGCTTCGTGAAGTTCCACTGGAAGCCGGTGCTCGGCGTGCATTCCCTCGTGTGGGACGAGAGCCAGAAGCTCGGGGGCAAGGACCCCGACTTCCACCGCCGCGACCTCTGGGAATCCATCGAGAAGGGCCACTTCCCCGAGTGGGAACTCGGCCTGCAGATCATCGAGGAGGCGGACGCGGACAAGCTGGGCATCGAGCTGCTGGACGCGACGAAGATCATCCCCGAGGAGCTCGTCCCCGTGCGCCGCGTGGGCAAGCTGGTGCTCAACCGCAATCCGACGAACTTCTTCGCGGAGACGGAGCAGGTGGCGTTCTGCACCGCGAACGTCGTGCCGGGCATCGACTTCACGGACGATCCGCTCCTGCAGGCGCGCAATTTCTCGTACCTGGACACCCAGCTCACGCGTCTGGGCGGACCGAACTTCAATCAGCTGCCCATCAATCGCCCGCTCGCGCCGGTCCACAACTTCCAGCAGGACGGCTTCCAGCGGCACACCATCGACGTGGGGCGGGCCAACTACTTCCCCAACTCGCTGGGGGGCGGCTGCCCGTTCCTCGCCTCCGCGGAGCAGGGCGCCTACCGGCACTTCCCGGAGAAGGTGACCGGCGAGAAGATCCGCAAGCGCGCGGAGAGCTTCCAGGATCACTTCAGCCAAGCGGGTCTGTTCTTCCGCAGCATGTCCAAGCCCGAGCGCGAGCACATCATCCTGGCCCTCCAGTTCGAGCTGGGAAAGGTCGAGCGGGAGGAAGTGCGCAAGCGCGTCGTCGATCAGATCCTCGTGAACATCGACTCGGAGCTCGCCACGGAGGTGGCCGAGGGCCTGGGGCTGCCCGTGCCCGTGATGACCGCGGTGAAGGGGAAGATCGAGAAGGTGGCCGAGAGCCTGGGCGTGCCCAGGCTCGACAAGTCGCCCGCGCTGAGCATGGAGAACCAGAAGAAGGACTCCATCAAGACGCGACGCATCGGCGTGCTGATCGGGGACGGCTTCGACGCCGCGGACCTCCAGGCCACGAAGGCGGCCATCGAGAAGGCGGGCGGCGAGCTGGTGCTCATCTCCAGGCGCTTGGGGACGGTGAAGGGCTCGGACGGGCAGTCGGTCAAGGTCGACAAGAGCGCGGTCACCACGGGCTCGTTCGAGTACGACGCCGTCTTCGTGCCCGGTGGCGCCCCGAGCGTGGCGGTGCTGAAGAAGGACGGGGACTCCCTGCACTTCATCCAGGAGGCCTACCGTCACTGCAAGGCCATCGGGGTGACGAAGGAGGCCGCCGAGCTGTTGCAGGCGGGAGGCCTGTCCGCCTCGTCGCCGGGCGTCGTCGTGGGCGCGGCGGGTGGCCAGGACTTCCCCGAGAAGTTCATCGAGGCCATCGCGCAGCACCGGCACTGGAGCCGCCACGACAAGGATCTCATTCCAGCCTGAGCCGGGGCGCTCAGACCGGAATCCAGGGGGCGTGGACCTAGAAGCTGCGCCCGTCGACGGGCCTGGGCTGGAGGGCGGCGA from Melittangium boletus DSM 14713 includes the following:
- a CDS encoding catalase, which translates into the protein MAKKTPETVSINERSKDAALEKDRSDPTGQRLTTDLGVPVEDTDNSLRVGARGPTLLEDFHLREKIMRFDHERIPERVVHARGSAAHGYFQVYESLAEYTKAKVFQDPSKKTPVFVRFSTVAGSRGSADTARDVRGFAVKFYTEEGNWDLVGNNIPVFFIQDGIKFPDVVHAAKPEPHHEIPQAATAHNSFWDFVSLVPETAHMIMWIMSDRAIPRSFRMMEGFGVHTFRLVNAQGVSRFVKFHWKPVLGVHSLVWDESQKLGGKDPDFHRRDLWESIEKGHFPEWELGLQIIEEADADKLGIELLDATKIIPEELVPVRRVGKLVLNRNPTNFFAETEQVAFCTANVVPGIDFTDDPLLQARNFSYLDTQLTRLGGPNFNQLPINRPLAPVHNFQQDGFQRHTIDVGRANYFPNSLGGGCPFLASAEQGAYRHFPEKVTGEKIRKRAESFQDHFSQAGLFFRSMSKPEREHIILALQFELGKVEREEVRKRVVDQILVNIDSELATEVAEGLGLPVPVMTAVKGKIEKVAESLGVPRLDKSPALSMENQKKDSIKTRRIGVLIGDGFDAADLQATKAAIEKAGGELVLISRRLGTVKGSDGQSVKVDKSAVTTGSFEYDAVFVPGGAPSVAVLKKDGDSLHFIQEAYRHCKAIGVTKEAAELLQAGGLSASSPGVVVGAAGGQDFPEKFIEAIAQHRHWSRHDKDLIPA